One window of the Eucalyptus grandis isolate ANBG69807.140 chromosome 8, ASM1654582v1, whole genome shotgun sequence genome contains the following:
- the LOC104439833 gene encoding cysteine-rich repeat secretory protein 38, with protein MSSARFILLSLCSALLLRAALGADPLFHFCSNPENFTVSSPYESNLNKLTSFLYTKTPPSGFGLSSIGQYQNQVFGLALCRGDASPSVCKTCVADAGAEIRRRCPRNKGAIIWYDDCMFKYLDADFFGQIDKTNKFYMWNLNDVSDPALFNGKVRAMLTRLAKAASSIPRLYAAGEKGVDSKTKLYGLVQCTRDLSATECEKCLEGAIGELPSCCDGKEGGRVVGGSCNFRYEIYPFVNV; from the coding sequence ATGTCTTCGGCCCGCTTTATCTTGCTCTCGCTCTGTTCCGCCCTCCTCCTCAGGGCCGCCCTCGGCGCCGACCCACTCTTCCACTTTTGCTCCAACCCTGAGAACTTCACCGTGAGCAGCCCGTATGAATCCAACCTCAACAAGCTCACCAGCTTCCTCTACACCAAGACCCCTCCCTCAGGCTTTGGCCTCAGCTCCATCGGCCAATACCAAAACCAGGTCTTTGGCCTTGCATTGTGCCGAGGCGACGCATCACCCTCAGTCTGCAAGACCTGTGTAGCAGACGCTGGCGCTGAGAtccgccgccgctgccctcGCAACAAGGGGGCGATAATCTGGTACGATGACTGCATGTTCAAGTACCTCGACGCTGACTTCTTCGGCCAGATCGACAAAACCAACAAGTTCTACATGTGGAACCTGAACGACGTGAGCGACCCTGCGTTGTTCAACGGCAAGGTAAGGGCGATGCTGACCAGGCTGGCTAAGGCAGCCTCCTCAATTCCGAGGCTGTACGCCGCTGGAGAGAAGGGAGTGGACAGTAAGACGAAGCTGTACGGATTGGTGCAGTGCACGAGGGATCTGTCGGCAACCGAGTGCGAGAAGTGTCTGGAGGGCGCAATCGGTGAGCTTCCGAGCTGTTGCGACGGAAAGGAAGGTGGGCGAGTGGTCGGCGGGAGCTGCAACTTCCGATACGAGATTTACCCTTTTGTCAATGTTTAA
- the LOC104439796 gene encoding uncharacterized protein LOC104439796 isoform X2, with amino-acid sequence MNREFGFKMAFLGAGIAISSPLAKVLARVIDSCMDRYAHLYGGDGRVFACLAELGIGMIHEPGFHQFDIRGNALGLLTAHPVTPLVSIHSLDQIDPLFPGMNTLHALQHFFKAANADPQRILQQTVCYDRWFSWTISVSWGYAIQVFPNHVYLPDAIKVGQTFRHWRSGNPLTEAYVFNTRELHPVECARPTIFFFEKISKSKGRTKTTYKRADLNCEYDGGSPRKIKEIRVYAHKMDLTKKQLQAPRRQCCNVLPSSNNEVLDIAIKECKEEELIYMHL; translated from the exons ATG AACAGAGAATTCGGATTCAAGATGGCATTTTTAGGAGCGGGTATTGCCATAAGTTCACCGTTGGCCAAGGTCTTGGCAAGAGTGATCGACTCATGTATGGATCGTTATGCTCATCTCTATGGGGGCGATGGTCGGGTCTTTGCTTGCTTGGCAGAGCTTGGAATTGGGATGATTCATGAGCCTGGTTTCCATCAG TTCGACATCCGTGGCAATGCGCTTGGTCTACTGACGGCGCATCCAGTGACACCTTTGGTCTCCATCCACAGTCTAGACCAAATAGACCCACTTTTCCCCGGAATGAACACTCTCCATGCCCTGCAACATTTCTTCAAAGCAGCGAACGCTGACCCACAGAGAATTCTGCAACAAACGGTTTGCTACGACAGGTGGTTCTCGTGGACCATCTCTGTATCCTGGGGATATGCCATCCAAGTGTTCCCAAACCACGTGTACTTGCCCGATGCGATCAAAGTGGGACAGACGTTCCGGCATTGGAGAAGTGGAAATCCATTGACGGAAGCGTACGTTTTCAACACCAGGGAACTGCATCCGGTTGAGTGTGCCAGGCCCACGATCTTCTTTTTCGAGAAGATATCCAAGAGCAAGGGCAGGACTAAGACCACTTACAAGAGAGCGGATCTGAATTGTGAGTACGACGGCGGTTCCCCGAGGAAAATCAAGGAGATCAGAGTGTATGCACACAAAATGGACCTCACTAAGAAGCAG TTGCAGGCGCCGAGACGGCAATGCTGCAATGTGTTGCCTTCCTCCAATAATGAAGTGCTGGACATTGCCATcaaagaatgcaaagaagaaGAGCTGATCTATATGCACCTTTAG
- the LOC104439796 gene encoding uncharacterized protein LOC104439796 isoform X1, with protein MQPLQSPTKTHSSSRLINLLKVLSSILIIYLLVLLFILSTSKYSSLYSPLQELSTPTNLNHIVFGIFTSQDSWPKSKEYVKLWWNSHTMRGCAFLDRLPPDADSYNDTSSLPPLCVSEDTSGFRYTHGAQHRFQIRIARMVLEAVARNHSNVRWYVFADESSVFITENLVKTLSKYDHRLWHYIGANSENLEQNREFGFKMAFLGAGIAISSPLAKVLARVIDSCMDRYAHLYGGDGRVFACLAELGIGMIHEPGFHQFDIRGNALGLLTAHPVTPLVSIHSLDQIDPLFPGMNTLHALQHFFKAANADPQRILQQTVCYDRWFSWTISVSWGYAIQVFPNHVYLPDAIKVGQTFRHWRSGNPLTEAYVFNTRELHPVECARPTIFFFEKISKSKGRTKTTYKRADLNCEYDGGSPRKIKEIRVYAHKMDLTKKQLQAPRRQCCNVLPSSNNEVLDIAIKECKEEELIYMHL; from the exons ATGCAACCTCTGCAGTCTCCTACCAAAACCCACTCTTCCTCTCGGTTAATTAaccttttaaaagttttatctTCGATATTGATTATCTACTTGTTGGTCTTGCTATTCATACTATCTACTTCCAAGTATTCATCTCTATACTCGCCCTTGCAAGAGTTATCTACTCCGACGAACCTCAATCATATTGTGTTCGGCATCTTCACGAGTCAAGATTCGTGGCCTAAGAGCAAGGAGTATGTCAAGCTCTGGTGGAATTCGCACACCATGCGAGGCTGCGCCTTTCTTGACAGACTGCCTCCAGATGCAGATTCCTACAACGAcacttcttctcttcctcctttgtgtGTATCTGAAGATACATCGGGATTCCGATACACTCACGGAGCTCAGCACAGGTTTCAGATCCGTATAGCCCGCATGGTCCTTGAAGCTGTAGCCCGTAACCATTCTAACGTTCGATGGTACGTCTTCGCGGATGAAAGCAGTGTTTTTATTACAGAGAATTTAGTGAAGACTCTTTCGAAGTACGACCACAGGCTATGGCACTATATCGGGGCTAACTCAGAAAATCTTGAGCAGAACAGAGAATTCGGATTCAAGATGGCATTTTTAGGAGCGGGTATTGCCATAAGTTCACCGTTGGCCAAGGTCTTGGCAAGAGTGATCGACTCATGTATGGATCGTTATGCTCATCTCTATGGGGGCGATGGTCGGGTCTTTGCTTGCTTGGCAGAGCTTGGAATTGGGATGATTCATGAGCCTGGTTTCCATCAG TTCGACATCCGTGGCAATGCGCTTGGTCTACTGACGGCGCATCCAGTGACACCTTTGGTCTCCATCCACAGTCTAGACCAAATAGACCCACTTTTCCCCGGAATGAACACTCTCCATGCCCTGCAACATTTCTTCAAAGCAGCGAACGCTGACCCACAGAGAATTCTGCAACAAACGGTTTGCTACGACAGGTGGTTCTCGTGGACCATCTCTGTATCCTGGGGATATGCCATCCAAGTGTTCCCAAACCACGTGTACTTGCCCGATGCGATCAAAGTGGGACAGACGTTCCGGCATTGGAGAAGTGGAAATCCATTGACGGAAGCGTACGTTTTCAACACCAGGGAACTGCATCCGGTTGAGTGTGCCAGGCCCACGATCTTCTTTTTCGAGAAGATATCCAAGAGCAAGGGCAGGACTAAGACCACTTACAAGAGAGCGGATCTGAATTGTGAGTACGACGGCGGTTCCCCGAGGAAAATCAAGGAGATCAGAGTGTATGCACACAAAATGGACCTCACTAAGAAGCAG TTGCAGGCGCCGAGACGGCAATGCTGCAATGTGTTGCCTTCCTCCAATAATGAAGTGCTGGACATTGCCATcaaagaatgcaaagaagaaGAGCTGATCTATATGCACCTTTAG
- the LOC104439805 gene encoding LOW QUALITY PROTEIN: uncharacterized protein LOC104439805 (The sequence of the model RefSeq protein was modified relative to this genomic sequence to represent the inferred CDS: deleted 2 bases in 1 codon): protein MPSSSTSSAVLKTLSPSRVKNLLLALSLSCIFYLLLSNHRQAASLLHAPRAPPQATPATPTSRRHLLFAVASSSLSFPRRRPYLRLWYSNSTRALAFLDRLPDGGPAPDLPPTLVSEDTSRFPYTFPGGLRSAIRVARVVKEVADRREPGVRWYVFGDDDTVFFVDNLVSVLSKYDHNKWYYVGSNSESYDQNIKYSFDMAFGGGGFAISGSLAVALARVLDSCLVRYSHLYGSDARIFSCLAELGVGLTHEPGFHQVDMRGNLFGLLTAHPLSPLVSLHHLDAVDPIFPNMNKTQALELLFEAVNVDPARVLQQSVCYDRTKSLSISVSWGYAVQVYEGNELLPDLLALQRTFTPWRRSISAGSSRYMFNTREFPKDPCKRPVTFFLHSILSDENGVRSSYEGQIVGHCIRGNALKNLKKITVFSRKLEHDIEQMKALRRQCCDVLPIINGSMVIHIRQCGDNELISMQF, encoded by the exons ATGCCGTCTTCTTCGACCTCATCCGCCGTCCTCAAGACCCTCTCGCCGTCGCGCGTCAAGAACCTCCTCCTCGCCCTCTCCCTCTCGTGCATCTTCTACCTCCTCCTCTCCAACCACCGCCAGGCCGCCTCCCTCCTCCACGCTCCCCGTGCTCCCCCGCAGGCCACCCCCGCGACCCCGACCTCCCGCCGCCACCTCCTCTTCGCCgtcgcctcctcctccctctccttccCCCGCCGCCGGCCCTACCTCCGCCTCTGGTACTCC AACTCCACCCGCGCCCTCGCCTTCCTCGACCGCCTCCCCGACGGCGGCCCCGCCCCGGACCTCCCGCCCACCTTGGTCTCCGAGGACACCTCCCGGTTCCCGTACACTTTCCCCGGCGGCCTCCGGTCGGCGATCCGGGTGGCCCGGGTCGTCAAGGAGGTCGCGGACCGCCGGGAGCCGGGGGTTCGGTGGTACGTGTTCGGGGACGACGACACGGTGTTCTTCGTGGACAATTTGGTCAGTGTGCTGTCCAAGTATGATCACAACAAGTGGTACTATGTCGGGAGCAATTCGGAGAGCTACGACCAGAACATCAAGTACTCCTTCGACATGGCCTTTGGGGGCGGTGGATTTGCGATAAGTGGATCACTTGCGGTTGCGTTGGCCCGGGTCTTGGACTCGTGCCTCGTGCGGTACTCGCATTTGTATGGAAGCGATGCCAGGATCTTCTCGTGCTTGGCGGAGTTGGGGGTCGGATTGACTCATGAACCCGGGTTCCATCAG GTTGATATGCGTGGGAATTTGTTTGGCCTGTTGACTGCTCATCCATTGTCACCGCTGGTGTCCCTTCATCATTTGGATGCGGTGGATCCAATCTTCCCCAACATGAATAAAACCCAAGCTTTGGAGCTTCTTTTTGAAGCTGTAAATGTTGACCCTGCCAGGGTCTTGCAACAAAGTGTCTGCTATGATCGTACGAAATCTTTGAGTATTTCTGTTTCGTGGGGCTATGCGGTCCAGGTTTATGAGGGCAATGAGCTTCTTCCAGACCTCCTTGCATTGCAGAGAACCTTCACTCCATGGAGAAGGAGTATTAGTGCCGGTTCAAGTCGCTATATGTTCAACACAAGGGAATTTCCCAAGGATCCCTGCAAAAGACCTGTTACTTTCTTTTTGCATAGTATTTTGTCAGACGAGAATGGTGTCCGGAGCAGCTATGAGGGGCAGATCGTCGGGCATTGTATCAGAGGAAACGCATTGAAGAACCTAAAAAAGATCACTGTGTTTTCAAGGAAGCTAGAGCATGATATCGAACAG aTGAAGGCCCTGCGTCGTCAGTGCTGTGATGTTCTGCCCATCATCAATGGATCAATGGTTATCCATATCAGACAATGCGGTGATAACGAACTTATTTCAATGCAGTTTTAG
- the LOC104439785 gene encoding zinc finger protein CONSTANS-LIKE 12, which produces MDPVCDFCGIVRAVVYCKSDSARLCLQCDGCVHSANSLSRRHARSLLCDKCCSQHAAVRCMDEKLSLCQDCDWSGNGCSGAGHRRQVLNCYTGCPTLSEFTSLWSSVLDPPCSSDLDSRWGPLSALPMDGNGMSSLLENRDCEGSFGMAISKLNEFGPWMGSTALLTPNANYAQLCKDQAPFAARELNLPKVPLGCSGSKNLGFHGSSDLCQSLGMENLPHHGNGDEILGYQPNQNRFPFEDGDMESLLMEKNLSATESNGPIENAMEASSSVQQDSVSIHSSYMASSVNGVQSMKGGANCMLMSPGGTRNLNFGYPTGPVHSSVSLSLSNITGESSAADYQDCGMSPVFLTGESPWESKLEASCPQARDKAKMRYNEKKKTRTFGKQIRYASRKARADTRKRVKGRFVKAGETYDYDPLGTRDF; this is translated from the exons ATGGATCCTGTGTGCGACTTCTGTGGTATAGTGAGGGCTGTGGTATACTGCAAATCGGACTCGGCCCGCCTTTGTCTGCAGTGCGATGGATGCGTCCACTCCGCTAATTCGCTCTCGCGTCGTCATGCGCGGTCCTTGCTGTGCGACAAGTGCTGTTCGCAGCATGCCGCGGTTCGATGTATGGACGAGAAATTGTCGTTGTGCCAAGACTGTGATTGGAGTGGCAATGGGTGCTCTGGGGCTGGACACCGTCGCCAGGTGCTGAACTGCTACACGGGTTGCCCTACGTTGTCGGAGTTCACGAGTTTATGGTCCTCGGTTCTTGATCCGCCTTGTTCGAGCGATTTGGATAGCAGGTGGGGGCCGCTGAGCGCTCTGCCGATGGATGGCAATGGCATGAGCAGCTTGTTGGAGAATAGGGACTGTGAGGGTTCGTTCGGGATGGCGATAAGCAAGCTAAATGAGTTTGGGCCATGGATGGGGTCGACTGCCTTGCTGACACCTAACGCAAACTATGCACAGTTATGCAAAGATCAAGCACCTTTCGCTGCTCGGGAACTTAATTTGCCCAAG GTGCCCTTGGGTTGCTCCGGTTCCAAAAATCTCGGGTTTCATGGGAGCAGCGATCTTTGCCAGAGTCTTGGCATGGAAAATCTTCCTCATCATGGAAATGGTGATGAGATTTTGGGCTATCAACCTAATCAGAACAGGTTTCCTTTTGAAGACGGAGATATGGAGAGCCTTTTGATGGAGAAAAATCTGTCTGCAACTGAGTCAAATGGACCGATCGAGAATGCCATGGAG GCATCGTCCTCGGTGCAACAGGACTCGGTATCTATTCACTCCTCTTACATGGCCAGTTCAGTAAATGGGGTGCAGTCTATGAAGGGAGGCGCGAATTGCATGCTTATGAGTCCTGGGGGTACCagaaatttgaattttggaTATCCTACTGGCCCGGTTCATTCAAGCGTATCGCTATCCCTGTCGAATATCACTGGGGAAAGTAGCGCAGCTGATTACCAAGACTGTGGAATGTCGCCGGTATTTCTAACTGGTGAATCACCGTGGGAATCAAAACTAGAGGCGAGTTGTCCGCAGGCGAGAGATAAAGCTAAGATGAGAtataatgaaaagaagaaaacaagaac GTTTGGGAAACAAATAAGATATGCCTCTCGGAAAGCCAGAGCAGACACGAGAAAACGCGTGAAAGGTCGATTTGTAAAAGCTGGGGAAACGTATGATTACGACCCTCTCGGGACGAGGGACTTCTGA